In one Clostridia bacterium genomic region, the following are encoded:
- a CDS encoding carboxypeptidase-like regulatory domain-containing protein, which produces MTRKLGMLAVVLTLTLSASAGVDPGTISGHVRNSRGVPQMGAAVQFLTAVASQPQTVYTDARGFFTAAGLLPGSYSVKVTAPSFLPSLREHISVQPGASVLVNVTLNTLFEAINLVPRRADSGRDEEDWKWTLRSMSNRPILRLNGDGPLVVVSHSNDAKDGVLKAQVAFMAGSDGEGFGGGSDVSTSFNVEQSLFSAGTLSLNGNVGYGSTSPATAVRATYSHTMPDGSKPEMSLTARRFATPELAAHHAALQALALSMSDTTTIGESLELNYGGEMQTVQFRGRATAFRPFGSADLHLGRNTVLEYRYSSSIPNTRHAKGFDTAPADLTESGPRVSMVAFSPKIERARHHEISVSQRRGNNNFQAAYFRDRLRNAALVGVGEDGVESGDILPDVYSGTFTYNGGDLETQGLRLVYQRRLTGDLYATVDYAFGGVLTATPGDWDAVRSSLRNVRRHAVATKVAGTLPGSKTRWIASYRWMSGDDALTPVDMFNVSAGQSDPFLNIFVRQPLPSRRFIPAGMEALIDVRNLLAQGYMPVVGSDGSTVYLVQSARSIRGGLAFIF; this is translated from the coding sequence ATGACCCGTAAGCTCGGTATGCTCGCAGTTGTGTTGACGCTGACTCTCTCTGCGTCTGCTGGCGTGGACCCGGGCACGATTTCGGGACATGTCAGGAACTCCAGGGGTGTGCCGCAAATGGGTGCCGCCGTACAGTTTCTGACGGCAGTCGCATCTCAGCCACAAACCGTGTACACCGACGCGCGCGGTTTCTTCACCGCGGCCGGATTGCTGCCAGGCAGCTATAGCGTCAAGGTAACCGCTCCGTCATTTCTGCCATCGTTGCGGGAGCATATCTCCGTGCAGCCTGGCGCCAGCGTACTGGTCAACGTCACACTGAATACGCTTTTCGAAGCCATTAACCTTGTGCCGCGCCGCGCAGACTCCGGACGGGACGAGGAGGACTGGAAATGGACGCTACGTTCAATGTCGAATCGGCCCATTCTTCGACTGAATGGCGATGGTCCGCTCGTGGTTGTATCTCACTCTAACGATGCGAAAGACGGAGTTCTTAAAGCACAAGTCGCCTTCATGGCCGGCTCCGATGGCGAAGGCTTCGGTGGTGGCTCCGACGTAAGCACCTCATTCAATGTGGAACAGTCGCTGTTCAGTGCGGGAACCCTTTCGCTGAACGGAAATGTCGGCTATGGCTCAACTTCGCCCGCGACAGCCGTGCGCGCAACGTATTCGCACACGATGCCTGACGGTTCCAAGCCTGAGATGTCGTTGACGGCGCGCCGATTCGCCACTCCGGAACTGGCCGCGCACCATGCAGCGCTTCAGGCGCTTGCGCTTTCGATGTCCGACACAACCACCATCGGCGAATCCCTGGAGCTGAACTATGGCGGTGAGATGCAAACCGTCCAATTCAGGGGAAGGGCTACGGCGTTCCGGCCATTCGGTTCGGCCGACCTGCATCTCGGACGCAACACGGTTCTCGAGTATCGCTACTCAAGTTCGATTCCGAATACGCGTCATGCCAAAGGCTTCGATACGGCGCCGGCCGATCTCACCGAGTCCGGACCTCGTGTCTCGATGGTAGCCTTCTCGCCGAAAATTGAGCGCGCGCGTCATCACGAGATTTCGGTTTCGCAGCGTCGTGGCAACAACAACTTCCAGGCCGCGTACTTCCGCGATCGCCTGCGCAACGCTGCGCTCGTCGGCGTGGGAGAGGACGGGGTCGAAAGTGGCGACATCCTGCCGGATGTCTACTCCGGCACTTTCACGTACAATGGTGGCGACCTCGAAACCCAGGGCCTTCGTCTCGTGTACCAACGCCGCCTGACCGGCGATTTATACGCGACTGTTGATTACGCCTTTGGTGGCGTTCTGACCGCGACCCCTGGAGACTGGGACGCTGTTCGAAGTTCATTGCGCAACGTGCGGCGTCACGCTGTGGCGACGAAGGTTGCGGGTACCTTGCCGGGCTCGAAGACGCGCTGGATTGCGTCCTATCGCTGGATGAGCGGCGACGACGCACTCACTCCGGTGGACATGTTCAACGTTTCGGCGGGGCAGAGCGATCCGTTCCTGAACATCTTCGTTCGCCAGCCGCTACCTTCGCGGAGATTTATCCCTGCCGGCATGGAAGCGCTGATCGATGTACGCAACCTGCTGGCGCAGGGCTATATGCCCGTTGTCGGCAGTGACGGAAGCACCGTGTATTTGGTCCAGTCGGCGCGCTCCATTCGCGGCGGATTGGCGTTCATCTTCTAA
- a CDS encoding GWxTD domain-containing protein codes for MQFPYSRLLIAAVLAGSLVAPAAVMAQDSKASSTKDSAPAQSSQDQSQADPLKRPLTDRQRKENEKALRKEIGKVYTKWVNEDVRWIITGEELQAFKQLSNDEERDQFIEQFWLRRDPTPDTVENEYKEEHYRRIAYANERFAAGIQGWRTDRGRIYVVYGAADEIESHPSGGMYHRNIDEGGGTTSTFPFERWRYRYIEGIGNEIILEFVDQCMCNEYRLTMDPSEKDALLTTPGAGLTQAEEMGLSTKADRMLGGRYGYSPFGDNNASKALSNLELMAKINTAPPIKFKDLQEVVDHKIRMNLLPFDVRADFVRVTGDSVLVPVTIQVKNKDITFVNKEGVQRGVVNVFGRVTTLTGRVAQTFEDTVKADFAEDLFTKAVNNMSIYWKALPLRPGRYRLDIVLKDVNGDRVGTWSKGILVPEYSEDKLASSTLILADLMEKVPAKNVGAGNFVIGTTKVRPRVESADGKPASFKNGQRLNFWMQVYNLTMDEKTKKPSATIEYDIVNAQTNKSVMKSVENSDQLANPGEQLTIEKSMALNLDPGLYRLTVKVDDHVSKQTISPSARFTVE; via the coding sequence ATGCAGTTTCCTTATTCTCGTTTATTGATCGCCGCCGTATTAGCTGGCAGTCTCGTCGCCCCTGCCGCTGTTATGGCGCAAGACTCCAAGGCCTCGTCAACGAAGGACTCCGCACCGGCACAGTCCTCGCAGGACCAGTCGCAAGCCGATCCGCTGAAGCGTCCGTTGACGGACCGGCAGCGTAAAGAGAACGAGAAGGCACTGAGGAAAGAAATCGGCAAGGTTTACACGAAGTGGGTGAACGAGGATGTCCGCTGGATTATCACCGGCGAAGAGCTACAGGCATTTAAGCAGCTTTCGAACGACGAAGAGCGCGACCAGTTCATCGAGCAGTTCTGGCTTCGCCGCGATCCCACGCCTGACACCGTGGAGAACGAGTACAAGGAAGAACACTATCGCCGCATCGCTTACGCCAACGAACGCTTCGCCGCCGGAATCCAGGGATGGCGAACCGATCGTGGTCGCATTTACGTTGTCTATGGCGCTGCTGATGAAATCGAGTCACATCCGAGCGGCGGTATGTATCACCGCAATATAGACGAGGGCGGCGGCACGACTTCTACTTTTCCCTTCGAGCGCTGGCGCTACCGGTACATCGAGGGCATTGGCAACGAGATCATTCTTGAGTTCGTTGATCAGTGCATGTGCAACGAATATCGCCTGACGATGGATCCTTCGGAGAAGGATGCGCTGCTGACCACGCCTGGCGCTGGCCTCACGCAAGCCGAAGAAATGGGTCTTTCCACGAAGGCAGACCGTATGTTGGGCGGACGATACGGGTACAGTCCATTTGGCGACAACAACGCCAGCAAAGCGCTCAGCAACCTTGAACTGATGGCGAAGATCAACACAGCTCCGCCTATTAAATTCAAGGATCTTCAGGAGGTCGTGGATCACAAGATTCGCATGAACCTTCTGCCGTTCGACGTCCGCGCCGACTTTGTGCGTGTCACGGGCGACTCCGTGCTCGTCCCGGTCACCATCCAGGTGAAGAACAAAGACATCACTTTCGTAAACAAGGAAGGCGTGCAGCGTGGCGTCGTCAACGTGTTTGGCCGCGTGACGACCCTGACGGGCCGAGTCGCACAGACCTTTGAAGACACGGTGAAAGCGGACTTCGCGGAGGATCTGTTCACGAAGGCCGTCAACAACATGTCTATCTACTGGAAAGCGCTGCCGCTTCGGCCCGGGCGTTATCGCCTCGATATCGTTCTGAAAGACGTTAACGGGGATCGTGTAGGTACCTGGAGCAAGGGAATCCTGGTTCCCGAGTACTCGGAAGACAAGCTGGCCAGCTCTACCCTTATTCTTGCCGACCTCATGGAAAAGGTCCCGGCCAAGAACGTAGGCGCGGGCAATTTCGTGATCGGAACCACGAAGGTCCGGCCCCGTGTAGAGTCTGCTGATGGAAAGCCAGCAAGCTTTAAGAACGGCCAGCGACTGAATTTCTGGATGCAGGTTTACAACTTAACGATGGACGAGAAGACCAAAAAGCCATCTGCCACCATCGAATACGATATCGTCAACGCACAAACAAATAAGTCGGTGATGAAGTCCGTGGAAAATTCGGACCAGCTCGCAAACCCTGGCGAGCAGCTGACCATCGAAAAGAGTATGGCGCTGAATCTCGATCCAGGACTTTACCGCTTGACCGTTAAAGTGGACGATCACGTTTCGAAGCAGACGATTTCGCCGTCCGCTCGCTTCACGGTAGAGTAG
- a CDS encoding efflux RND transporter periplasmic adaptor subunit → MKTWKKVTISIGVVLVVLAIVGFTVQQSRKGVVQVQTGKVVKADINAQVTASGEIKPKTYANVGANAFGRITKLHVKEGDKVKRGDLLAQLENVQPAADVQATAASLEASRTDFVAAQAGLKTSQADLNRARADEEQKRLDFQRATELYKSQLIPKSEYDTRKAAFDSATAGLEQAQARIAQNKAQADSAEGRIRQTQATLRRASDVLSKTEYRAPFDGVVTNLPVRQGETVVVGIQNSPGSTLMTIADMSVITAEVKVDETDIVNVKLGQLAEVSIDAIPKKKFKGVVTEIGNNAVLRSTGLSTAQTTGGSQEAKDFKVVITLQDPPENLRPGLSATAKVITATRQNTLAIPIQALTIRQKGDLEPKDSKAKGTVQAAAPEQVKAAKEEIQGVFVIRDKKAEFVPVETGVTGTTDIEVTKGLNEGDEVVTGSYKVLRTLRNKASVKIDNAAPKKAEEEQS, encoded by the coding sequence ATGAAAACCTGGAAGAAAGTAACAATTTCTATTGGCGTTGTCCTCGTAGTGCTGGCGATTGTCGGTTTCACCGTGCAACAGAGCCGCAAAGGCGTAGTGCAGGTGCAAACCGGCAAAGTCGTGAAGGCGGATATCAACGCGCAGGTTACCGCGTCGGGCGAGATCAAGCCGAAAACTTACGCCAATGTCGGCGCGAATGCGTTTGGCAGAATTACCAAACTGCACGTAAAAGAGGGCGACAAGGTCAAACGCGGCGATCTGCTGGCACAACTTGAGAACGTGCAACCCGCCGCCGACGTACAGGCGACAGCCGCCTCTCTGGAGGCGAGCCGTACGGATTTCGTCGCAGCGCAAGCCGGTCTAAAGACATCCCAGGCCGATCTGAATCGTGCCAGGGCCGACGAAGAACAGAAGCGGCTGGACTTCCAGCGCGCAACCGAACTCTACAAATCGCAACTGATTCCGAAATCGGAATACGACACGCGCAAGGCCGCCTTCGATTCCGCGACCGCGGGTTTGGAACAGGCACAGGCGCGCATCGCCCAGAACAAGGCGCAGGCGGACTCCGCAGAGGGCCGCATCCGGCAGACGCAGGCAACGCTGCGCCGCGCCAGCGACGTGCTGAGCAAGACGGAATATCGCGCGCCGTTCGACGGCGTGGTGACGAACCTGCCCGTTCGCCAGGGGGAAACCGTTGTCGTCGGAATCCAGAACTCGCCGGGTTCCACGCTCATGACCATCGCCGATATGTCGGTGATCACGGCTGAAGTAAAGGTAGACGAGACGGACATCGTCAACGTAAAGCTGGGCCAGTTGGCGGAAGTTTCCATCGACGCGATCCCAAAGAAGAAGTTCAAGGGCGTTGTGACGGAGATCGGTAACAACGCAGTGCTCCGCTCTACGGGCCTCTCCACCGCCCAGACAACCGGCGGCAGCCAGGAAGCCAAGGATTTCAAGGTCGTCATCACGTTGCAGGATCCGCCGGAGAATCTTCGCCCAGGTCTCTCGGCAACGGCGAAGGTGATAACCGCGACTCGACAGAACACGCTCGCCATTCCAATCCAGGCATTGACGATACGCCAGAAGGGTGATCTGGAACCGAAGGACAGCAAGGCGAAGGGCACGGTGCAAGCCGCCGCTCCCGAGCAGGTGAAGGCCGCGAAGGAAGAGATCCAGGGCGTCTTCGTTATTCGTGACAAGAAGGCGGAATTCGTTCCTGTTGAAACCGGCGTGACCGGCACGACCGACATCGAAGTCACGAAGGGGCTTAACGAAGGGGACGAGGTCGTAACCGGCAGCTACAAGGTCCTGCGTACCCTGCGCAACAAGGCAAGCGTAAAGATCGACAACGCGGCTCCGAAGAAGGCCGAAGAAGAACAGTCGTAG
- a CDS encoding ABC transporter ATP-binding protein, with protein sequence MATEVASVSQEYSTPPASCMICTQDLWKTYDMGSEQQVHALRGVNLAINRNEYVAIMGPSGSGKSTLMNLIGCLDTPSRGRYWLNNQLVSELDDDELARIRNKEIGFVFQTFNLLARASALHNVELPLIYAGMPAEERIERARQSLIAVGMESRMNHKPNELSGGQRQRVAIARALVNRPAIILADEPTGNLDSQTGNEIMALMDNLHAQGNTIVLVTHEHDIAEYAHRVIHIKDGTIAGDEKTARG encoded by the coding sequence ATGGCGACCGAAGTAGCCAGCGTTTCCCAGGAATACTCGACTCCACCGGCTTCGTGCATGATCTGCACGCAGGACCTTTGGAAGACGTACGACATGGGTTCCGAGCAACAGGTACACGCCCTTCGCGGTGTGAACCTGGCGATCAATCGCAATGAATACGTCGCCATCATGGGCCCGTCGGGTTCGGGCAAATCCACGCTGATGAACTTGATCGGATGCCTCGATACGCCTTCGCGCGGACGCTACTGGCTGAACAATCAGCTTGTCAGCGAACTCGACGACGACGAGTTGGCGCGCATCCGCAACAAGGAGATCGGCTTCGTCTTCCAAACGTTCAACCTGCTCGCTCGCGCTTCAGCACTGCACAACGTGGAGCTTCCTCTCATTTACGCGGGCATGCCTGCCGAGGAACGTATTGAGCGCGCACGCCAGTCGCTGATCGCCGTCGGCATGGAATCGCGTATGAATCACAAGCCGAATGAGCTCTCCGGCGGTCAACGGCAGCGCGTCGCGATCGCGCGAGCGCTGGTGAACAGACCCGCCATCATCCTCGCCGATGAGCCGACCGGAAACCTCGACTCGCAGACCGGCAACGAAATAATGGCTCTGATGGACAACCTGCACGCACAGGGCAATACCATCGTGCTCGTCACCCATGAACACGATATTGCGGAATACGCGCATCGCGTCATCCACATCAAAGACGGCACCATTGCGGGTGATGAAAAGACTGCGCGCGGATAG